From the genome of Eucalyptus grandis isolate ANBG69807.140 chromosome 2, ASM1654582v1, whole genome shotgun sequence, one region includes:
- the LOC104432280 gene encoding serine/threonine-protein phosphatase PP1 isozyme 9, with the protein MMKMTIEGMMDRGVLEDIIRRLLDGKGGKQVQLSEAEIRQLCINARQIFLSQPNLLELHAPIRICGDIHGQYQDLLRLFEYGGYPPASNYLFLGDYVDRGKQSLETICMLLAYKILYPDKIFLLRGNHEDAKINRIYGFYDECKRRFNVRLWKMFTDCFNCLPVAALIDEKILCMHGGLSPELQNLDQIKEIERPTDIPDTGLLCDLLWSDPNPSTAGWTDSDRGVSCTFGADRVADFLDKNDLDLICRGHQVVEDGYEFFAKRRLVTIFSAPNYGGEFDNAGALLSVDESLMCSFEILKPLDNKASSSKVTLKKPPKLGKV; encoded by the exons atgatgaagatgacgaTTGAAGGGATGATGGACAGAGGGGTGTTGGAGGACATAATAAGGAGGTTGTTGGACGGCAAAGGAGGGAAGCAAGTCCAATTGTCCGAGGCCGAGATCCGGCAGCTGTGCATCAACGCCCGCCAAATCTTCTTGTCCCAGCCCAATCTCCTCGAGCTCCATGCTCCAATTCGCATCTGTG GTGATATACACGGACAGTACCAAGATTTGTTGAGGTTATTCGAGTACGGAGGCTATCCTCCTGCCTCGAATTATCTCTTCCTTGGAGACTATGTTGATCGTGGCAAACAGAGTTTGGAGACAATATGTATGCTTCTAGCTTACAAGATATTGTACCCGGATAAGATCTTCCTCTTGCGGGGGAACCATGAGGATGCGAAGATTAATCGTATATACGGGTTTTACGATGAGTGCAAGAGGAGGTTCAATGTTAGGCTCTGGAAAATGTTCACCGACTGCTTTAACTGTTTGCCCGTAGCCGCGCTCATCGACGAGAAGATACTTTGTATGCATGGGGGTCTCTCTCCAGAGTTGCAAAATTTGgatcaaataaaagaaattgagaggCCTACTGATATTCCGGACACGGGCCTCCTCTGCGATCTGCTTTGGTCTGACCCTAATCCTAGCACTGCAGGATGGACAGATAGTGACCGTGGAGTCTCGTGTACTTTTGGGGCTGATCGGGTTGCTGACTTCTTGGACAAGAATGACCTTGACCTTATCTGCCGAGGACATCAA GTTGTGGAGGATGGATATGAGTTCTTTGCTAAGCGGAGGTTGGTGACGATATTTTCAGCTCCAAACTATGGCGGGGAGTTTGACAATGCAGGCGCCTTGCTGAGTGTCGACGAGTCTTTAATGTGCTCTTTTGAGATACTAAAACCACTTGACAACAAGGCATCCTCGAGCAAAGTAACTCTTAAGAAG CCTCCGAAACTCGGGAAGGTGTGA
- the LOC104432281 gene encoding dormancy-associated protein homolog 3 isoform X2 produces MGLLDHLWDETVAGPTPDSGLGKLRKHNTFSSRSNSGKETEASNARSYGDGASQEAVKRVTRSITIVRPPGYQSGSPPVSPAGSATPGSPFSGRREPFRFRRRSASDAYEQTGEVGPKGSPPV; encoded by the exons aTGGGCCTGCTGGACCACCTCTGGGACGAGACCGTCGCCGGACCGACGCCGGACAGCGGCCTCGGGAAGCTCCGGAAGCACAACACCTTCAGCTCCCGATCGAACTCCGGCAAGG AGACGGAGGCTTCGAATGCGAGATCCTACGGCGACGGCGCGTCTCAGGAAGCGGTGAAGAGGGTGACTCGGAGCATCACGATAGTGAGGCCGCCGGGATACCAGTCCGGCTCGCCCCCGGTCTCTCCGGCCGGATCGGCCACTCCGGGCTCTCCTTTTTCAG GACGCAGAGAGCCCTTTCGGTTCCGGAGAAGATCTGCGTCGGACGCGTATGAGCAGACAGGCGAAGTTGGACCAAAAGGCTCCCCTCCTGTTTAA
- the LOC104432281 gene encoding dormancy-associated protein homolog 3 isoform X1 — protein sequence MGLLDHLWDETVAGPTPDSGLGKLRKHNTFSSRSNSGKETEASNARSYGDGASQEAVKRVTRSITIVRPPGYQSGSPPVSPAGSATPGSPFSESPFGSGEDLRRTRMSRQAKLDQKAPLLFKSTDI from the exons aTGGGCCTGCTGGACCACCTCTGGGACGAGACCGTCGCCGGACCGACGCCGGACAGCGGCCTCGGGAAGCTCCGGAAGCACAACACCTTCAGCTCCCGATCGAACTCCGGCAAGG AGACGGAGGCTTCGAATGCGAGATCCTACGGCGACGGCGCGTCTCAGGAAGCGGTGAAGAGGGTGACTCGGAGCATCACGATAGTGAGGCCGCCGGGATACCAGTCCGGCTCGCCCCCGGTCTCTCCGGCCGGATCGGCCACTCCGGGCTCTCCTTTTTCAG AGAGCCCTTTCGGTTCCGGAGAAGATCTGCGTCGGACGCGTATGAGCAGACAGGCGAAGTTGGACCAAAAGGCTCCCCTCCTGTTTAAGTCCACCGACATATGA